In a single window of the Tistrella mobilis genome:
- a CDS encoding MarR family winged helix-turn-helix transcriptional regulator, which translates to MADDINDPLRLDAQLCFALYGASLAMTKLYRPVLEGLGLTYPQYLAMLVLWESDDVTVGDLGRRLGLDSGTLTPLLKRLEAAGLVTRRRDPRDERQVRVALTEAGRALKARARHVPERMFCAMGLELDELGDLRRRLHALQARLSDAAAEPDSGS; encoded by the coding sequence ATGGCCGACGACATCAATGATCCGCTGCGCCTCGACGCGCAGCTCTGCTTTGCGCTCTATGGCGCCTCGCTGGCCATGACCAAACTCTATCGTCCGGTGCTTGAAGGGCTGGGGCTGACCTATCCGCAATATCTGGCGATGCTGGTGCTGTGGGAGAGCGACGATGTCACCGTCGGTGATCTGGGGCGCAGGCTGGGGCTCGATTCCGGCACGCTCACCCCGCTGTTGAAACGGCTGGAGGCCGCAGGACTGGTGACACGGCGCCGCGACCCGCGCGACGAGCGCCAGGTGCGGGTGGCCCTGACCGAGGCGGGCAGGGCGCTGAAGGCGCGGGCGCGCCATGTGCCGGAGCGGATGTTCTGCGCCATGGGGCTGGAACTCGACGAACTGGGCGATCTCCGCCGGCGCCTGCACGCCCTTCAGGCGCGGCTGAGCGATGCCGCCGCCGAGCCCGACAGCGGCAGCTGA
- a CDS encoding organic hydroperoxide resistance protein produces the protein MQILYTANATATGGRDGRAASDDGHIDLPLAMPAALGGNGKGTNPEQLFAAGYAACFLSALKLVAGQKGVKLGNDAQVAAAVSIGKDETSFGLAVTLTASLPGIDAAAAHALVEAAHQVCPYSKATRGNVEVDLKVA, from the coding sequence ATGCAGATCCTCTACACCGCCAATGCCACCGCCACCGGCGGCCGTGACGGCCGCGCCGCCAGCGACGACGGCCATATCGACCTGCCGCTCGCCATGCCGGCCGCCCTTGGCGGTAACGGCAAAGGCACCAACCCGGAACAGCTGTTCGCCGCCGGCTATGCCGCCTGCTTCCTGTCGGCGTTGAAGCTCGTCGCCGGTCAGAAGGGCGTGAAGCTGGGCAATGACGCCCAGGTCGCGGCCGCAGTGTCGATCGGCAAGGACGAAACCAGCTTCGGCCTGGCGGTGACGCTGACCGCCAGCCTGCCCGGCATCGATGCCGCTGCGGCGCACGCGCTGGTCGAAGCCGCGCATCAGGTGTGCCCCTATTCCAAGGCAACCCGCGGCAATGTCGAGGTTGATCTGAAGGTCGCCTGA
- the coaD gene encoding pantetheine-phosphate adenylyltransferase, translated as MEDQALSGKGIYPGTFDPVTNGHMDIIRRSLRVVDKLVVAVAANPGKGPMFSLEERVSLVLAELQTLPPDQAARVEVKSFDTLLMHFAVEQGAGVIMRGLRAVSDFEYEFQMAGMNARLNTQVETVFLMASEKVQFISSRFVKEIGRLGGDISQFVSPQVKKILDVRFEEERNGLRPLD; from the coding sequence GTGGAGGACCAGGCATTGAGCGGCAAGGGCATCTATCCGGGGACGTTCGACCCGGTGACCAACGGGCATATGGACATCATCCGACGCAGCCTGAGGGTGGTGGACAAGCTCGTGGTGGCCGTGGCGGCCAACCCCGGCAAGGGACCGATGTTTTCGCTGGAAGAGCGGGTGAGCCTTGTGCTCGCCGAGCTCCAGACCCTGCCGCCGGATCAGGCAGCCCGGGTCGAGGTGAAATCCTTCGACACCCTGCTGATGCATTTTGCGGTGGAGCAGGGGGCAGGCGTGATCATGCGTGGCCTGCGCGCCGTTTCGGACTTCGAGTACGAATTCCAGATGGCGGGCATGAATGCCCGGCTGAACACCCAGGTCGAAACCGTCTTCCTGATGGCGTCCGAAAAGGTGCAGTTCATCTCCTCGCGCTTCGTGAAAGAGATCGGGCGGCTGGGGGGCGACATCTCGCAATTCGTCAGCCCGCAGGTGAAGAAGATCCTCGATGTCCGGTTCGAGGAAGAACGAAACGGCCTTCGTCCGCTGGACTGA
- a CDS encoding aldo/keto reductase, whose product MTQTRRLGSSGPMVSALGLGCMGMSQSYGATDDAESIATIHRAIDLGCSFLDTAEVYGPFLNESLIGRALAGTTSTGPLRDRVVIATKFGWKIEGGRSIGVDSRPERIVQAVEGSLSRLGTDHIDLLYQHRVDPAVPIEEVAGTVADLVKAGKVLHFGLSEASAATITRAHSVLPVAALQSEYSLWERDLEAGIIPTLRRLGIALVPFAPLGRGFLTGSVTRAEDYPEGDRRRTDPRLIGANYDANMAAAATVREIATERGVTPGRVALAWLLGRGDDVIPIPGTRRRSHLEDNWAALDLALTAEETARLDAALPPGITAGPRYGEREMGYVDR is encoded by the coding sequence ATGACCCAGACCAGACGCCTCGGCAGCAGCGGCCCGATGGTTTCCGCCCTCGGTCTCGGCTGCATGGGCATGAGCCAGTCCTATGGCGCGACCGATGACGCCGAATCGATCGCGACCATCCACCGTGCCATCGATCTCGGCTGCAGTTTTCTCGACACGGCAGAAGTTTATGGGCCCTTCCTCAATGAAAGTCTGATCGGACGCGCCCTGGCCGGAACGACCTCCACCGGTCCCCTGCGCGACCGGGTGGTGATCGCCACCAAATTCGGCTGGAAGATCGAGGGCGGCCGCAGCATCGGCGTCGACAGCCGGCCGGAGCGGATCGTTCAGGCGGTGGAAGGCTCGCTCTCGCGCCTCGGCACCGACCATATCGACCTGCTTTATCAGCACCGCGTGGATCCGGCCGTGCCGATCGAGGAGGTGGCCGGCACCGTGGCCGATCTGGTGAAGGCCGGCAAGGTGCTGCATTTCGGCCTGTCGGAAGCCTCGGCGGCGACCATCACCCGGGCCCATTCGGTGCTGCCGGTTGCGGCCCTGCAAAGCGAATACTCGCTTTGGGAACGCGACCTCGAAGCCGGGATCATCCCGACCCTGCGCCGGTTGGGCATTGCCCTGGTGCCCTTCGCGCCGCTCGGCCGCGGCTTCCTGACCGGTAGCGTCACCCGCGCCGAAGACTATCCCGAAGGCGATCGCCGTCGCACCGACCCGCGACTGATCGGCGCCAATTACGATGCCAACATGGCGGCCGCCGCGACGGTGCGCGAGATCGCGACCGAACGCGGTGTCACCCCGGGCCGTGTCGCGCTCGCCTGGCTGCTCGGCCGGGGCGACGACGTGATCCCCATTCCCGGCACCCGCCGCCGCAGCCATCTGGAAGACAACTGGGCGGCCCTGGACCTGGCGCTCACGGCAGAAGAGACCGCCCGCCTCGACGCAGCCCTGCCGCCGGGCATCACCGCCGGCCCGCGCTACGGTGAGCGCGAGATGGGGTATGTCGACCGCTGA
- a CDS encoding FAD/NAD(P)-binding protein: MSERGTTIAIIGAGFSGALLAVHLLDRCRRTDRILLVERNSQFGRGVAYATGNPHHLLNVRAGNMSAFPDQPGHFVQWLEANRSTLTAFLPDGPAGRDSFVPRRIYGSYIQDLIGDRIWRQGKAMNLQLIHDAAVRLDAVEGGGFAMQVDGGRSYRVDAAVLALGNFPPGCDMPAGPAYAPDPWAPNALDGLDREADVILVGTGLTAVDVVISLLDRGHRGTIHAISRRGLLPRAHAPVPAPIPSLTPETAPDRLSALVKTVRQAVRAAEADLSTRGHGGGWRAVIDGLRPVTQPLWQGLAPEEKRRFLRHLRPWWDSHRHRMAPDVADRIADARARGQLLIRAMRIRARHVTPDRVAFDLIPRGGGAVERIVAARAIDCTGPGSDLACTPEPLLAGLFARGAIRADALALGLDVDTDLRVISADGMANRRLAALGPLTKGVFWESTAVPDIRNQVAALARSLAEELME, translated from the coding sequence ATGAGCGAACGCGGCACCACCATTGCGATCATCGGGGCCGGTTTCAGCGGGGCCCTGCTTGCCGTACACCTGCTGGACCGCTGCCGGCGGACGGACAGGATCCTGCTGGTCGAGCGGAACAGCCAGTTCGGCCGCGGCGTCGCCTATGCCACCGGCAATCCGCACCACCTGCTCAACGTCCGGGCCGGCAATATGAGCGCCTTTCCCGACCAGCCGGGCCATTTCGTCCAGTGGCTGGAGGCGAACCGCAGCACCCTCACCGCCTTCCTGCCCGACGGCCCGGCCGGGCGCGACAGTTTCGTGCCGCGGCGGATTTATGGCTCCTACATTCAGGATCTGATCGGCGACCGGATCTGGCGCCAGGGCAAGGCCATGAATCTGCAGCTGATCCATGATGCCGCCGTGCGGCTCGACGCCGTGGAGGGCGGCGGTTTCGCGATGCAGGTCGATGGCGGTCGCAGCTATCGCGTCGATGCTGCCGTGCTGGCGCTCGGCAACTTCCCGCCCGGCTGCGATATGCCGGCCGGCCCCGCCTATGCGCCGGATCCATGGGCGCCGAACGCCCTCGACGGGCTGGATCGGGAGGCCGACGTCATCCTGGTCGGCACTGGCCTGACTGCGGTCGACGTCGTGATCAGCCTGCTGGACCGCGGCCATCGCGGCACCATTCATGCCATCTCTCGCCGTGGGCTGCTGCCCCGTGCCCATGCCCCGGTGCCGGCCCCCATCCCCTCACTCACGCCGGAAACCGCGCCCGACCGGCTCAGCGCCCTGGTGAAGACCGTGCGTCAGGCCGTGCGGGCGGCAGAAGCCGATCTGTCGACCCGCGGCCATGGCGGCGGCTGGCGGGCGGTGATCGACGGGCTGCGGCCGGTGACACAGCCGCTCTGGCAGGGGCTGGCTCCCGAAGAGAAGCGCCGTTTCCTGCGCCATCTCCGCCCCTGGTGGGACAGTCATCGCCATCGCATGGCGCCGGATGTCGCGGACCGCATCGCCGATGCGCGCGCCCGCGGCCAGCTGCTGATCCGGGCCATGCGCATCCGCGCCCGCCATGTGACGCCCGACCGGGTCGCCTTCGACCTGATCCCGCGGGGCGGCGGGGCGGTGGAACGCATCGTGGCCGCCCGCGCCATCGATTGCACGGGCCCCGGATCCGACCTCGCCTGCACGCCCGAGCCCCTGCTGGCCGGCCTGTTCGCCCGTGGCGCCATCCGGGCCGATGCGCTGGCGCTCGGCCTCGATGTCGACACGGATCTGCGCGTCATCTCGGCCGACGGCATGGCAAATCGCCGGCTCGCCGCCCTGGGGCCGCTCACCAAGGGCGTGTTCTGGGAAAGCACCGCCGTACCCGACATCCGCAACCAGGTCGCCGCCCTCGCCCGCAGCCTTGCGGAAGAGCTGATGGAATAA
- the gyrA gene encoding DNA gyrase subunit A translates to MSDTPVPPIASDIAPVTIEDEMRRSYLDYAMSVIVARALPDVRDGLKPVHRRILFSMHESGYEWNKPFRKSARVVGDVMGKYHPHGDSAIYDTMVRMAQDFSMRLTLIDGQGNFGSMDGDPPAAMRYTEARLTKAASTLLSDLDKETVDFQNNYDDTTREPTVLPARFPNLLVNGAGGIAVGMATNIPTHNLGEVIDAAIAMVNRPEITDLELLRIVPGPDFPTGGIIVGRGGSREALLTGRGSVLLRGKVEVEEIRKDRMAIIVREIPYQVNKARMIERIAEAVRERKIEGVADLRDESDRDGVRVVVELKRDATPEVVVNQLYRFTPLQTSFGVNMLALNAGKPEMMTLRDMLQAFLEFREEVITRRTIYELRKARERAHVLMGLGVAVVNLDPVVELIKASPDSASARDALMDRPWPAGDIAPYIALVGEPDRSVVDGMYSLSEAQARAILDLRLHRLTGLERERIGAELREICDKILEYLRILNDRARMLEVLREELIEVRDEFATPRRTVIEESEFDYNVEDLIEREEMVVTVTHGGYIKRVPLSTYRAQRRGGKGRSSMAVRDEDFVSQIFVLNSHAAVLFFSTAGQVYKLKVWQLPAGTPQSRGKAMVNLLPLKEGEVIATLMPLPDDPDMPEIAEVDEAAADEAAEEAAEALDAIADGDAYVMFATAKGNVRRNRLADFVNVMSNGKIAIRLGEGDRLVGVLPCNGGDDVVLASRAGKAIRFPVGAVRLFKSRTSDGVRGISLAGSDEVVSMSIIRHREVDVDTRDNYLRFANAKRRWLAQLKALETGTSAVVDGEEAAPVETGDLPGDEAELAARYGLDLETALRLEAEEEFLLAVTTRGYGKRTSAYEYRTTNRGGSGIVNMTTGARNGHIVACFPVAQGEQIMLVTDGGQLIRTPVADIRIAGRDTMGVIVFKTAQDEKVVSAARLSETAEEDQNGAGEANGDGEAGDEGEQDATETTDLRGDEDEA, encoded by the coding sequence TTGTCCGACACGCCCGTTCCGCCCATCGCTTCCGACATCGCTCCGGTCACGATCGAAGACGAGATGCGGCGCTCGTACCTCGATTACGCGATGAGCGTGATCGTGGCGCGTGCGCTCCCCGACGTCCGCGACGGCCTGAAGCCCGTGCACCGGCGGATTCTGTTCTCGATGCACGAGAGCGGCTACGAGTGGAACAAGCCGTTCCGCAAATCGGCACGCGTGGTCGGCGACGTCATGGGTAAGTATCACCCCCATGGCGACAGCGCGATCTACGACACCATGGTCCGCATGGCGCAGGATTTCTCGATGCGCCTGACGCTGATCGACGGCCAGGGCAATTTCGGCTCAATGGACGGCGATCCCCCGGCGGCCATGCGTTATACCGAGGCCCGCCTGACCAAGGCCGCCAGCACCCTCCTGTCGGATCTCGACAAGGAGACGGTGGACTTCCAGAACAATTACGACGACACGACCCGCGAGCCGACGGTTCTGCCCGCCCGGTTCCCGAACCTGCTCGTCAACGGTGCGGGCGGCATCGCCGTCGGTATGGCGACGAACATCCCGACCCATAATCTGGGCGAGGTGATCGACGCCGCCATCGCGATGGTCAACCGGCCCGAGATCACCGATCTGGAGCTGCTGCGGATCGTGCCCGGCCCGGACTTCCCGACCGGCGGCATCATCGTCGGCCGCGGCGGCAGCCGCGAGGCCCTGCTGACCGGCCGCGGGTCGGTGCTGCTGCGCGGCAAGGTCGAGGTGGAGGAGATCCGCAAGGATCGCATGGCGATCATCGTTCGCGAGATCCCCTATCAGGTCAACAAGGCCCGGATGATCGAGCGCATCGCCGAAGCGGTGCGGGAGCGTAAGATCGAGGGCGTGGCGGATCTGCGCGACGAAAGCGATCGCGACGGCGTCCGCGTGGTGGTGGAACTGAAGCGCGATGCGACGCCCGAGGTGGTCGTCAACCAGCTCTATCGCTTCACCCCGCTGCAGACTTCGTTCGGCGTGAACATGCTGGCGCTGAATGCCGGCAAGCCCGAGATGATGACGCTCCGCGACATGCTTCAGGCCTTCCTGGAGTTCCGCGAAGAGGTCATTACCCGCCGGACGATCTATGAACTGCGCAAGGCGCGCGAGCGGGCCCATGTGTTGATGGGCCTGGGCGTGGCGGTCGTCAATCTCGACCCGGTGGTCGAGCTGATCAAGGCCTCGCCCGACAGCGCCTCTGCCCGCGACGCCCTGATGGACCGCCCCTGGCCAGCCGGCGACATCGCGCCCTATATCGCGCTGGTGGGTGAGCCCGACCGCAGCGTGGTCGACGGCATGTACAGCCTGTCGGAAGCCCAGGCCCGCGCCATTCTGGATCTGCGCCTGCATCGCCTGACCGGGCTGGAGCGCGAGCGCATCGGTGCCGAGCTGCGCGAGATCTGCGACAAGATCCTGGAATATCTCCGCATCCTGAATGATCGCGCCCGCATGCTCGAGGTGCTGCGCGAGGAGCTGATCGAGGTCCGCGACGAATTCGCGACGCCGCGGCGCACCGTGATCGAGGAATCGGAGTTCGACTACAATGTCGAGGATCTGATCGAGCGCGAGGAGATGGTCGTCACGGTCACCCATGGCGGCTATATCAAGCGCGTGCCGCTGTCGACCTATCGCGCCCAGCGCCGCGGCGGCAAGGGCCGGTCTTCGATGGCCGTGCGTGACGAGGATTTCGTCTCGCAGATCTTCGTGCTCAACAGCCATGCGGCCGTGCTGTTCTTCTCCACCGCCGGCCAGGTCTACAAGCTGAAGGTCTGGCAGCTGCCGGCCGGGACGCCGCAGAGCCGCGGCAAGGCCATGGTCAACCTGCTGCCGCTGAAGGAAGGCGAGGTCATCGCCACCCTGATGCCGCTGCCCGATGATCCGGACATGCCCGAGATCGCCGAGGTCGACGAGGCAGCGGCCGACGAGGCGGCGGAAGAGGCGGCCGAGGCGCTGGATGCCATCGCCGACGGCGACGCCTATGTGATGTTCGCAACCGCCAAGGGCAATGTCCGCCGCAACCGCCTGGCCGATTTCGTCAATGTGATGAGCAATGGCAAGATCGCCATCCGGCTTGGCGAGGGCGACCGTCTGGTCGGCGTGCTGCCATGCAATGGCGGTGACGACGTGGTGCTTGCCAGCCGGGCCGGCAAGGCGATCCGCTTCCCCGTGGGGGCCGTGCGGCTGTTCAAGAGCCGCACCTCCGATGGCGTGCGCGGCATCTCTCTGGCCGGCAGCGACGAGGTCGTGTCGATGTCGATCATCCGTCACCGCGAGGTGGACGTCGACACCCGCGACAATTACCTGCGCTTCGCCAATGCCAAGCGCCGCTGGCTGGCGCAGTTGAAGGCGCTGGAGACCGGTACTTCGGCAGTGGTGGACGGCGAAGAGGCGGCACCGGTCGAGACCGGTGACCTGCCCGGGGACGAGGCCGAACTCGCGGCCCGCTACGGGCTCGACCTCGAGACCGCCCTGCGGCTGGAGGCCGAGGAGGAATTCCTGCTGGCCGTCACCACCCGCGGCTATGGCAAGCGCACCTCGGCCTATGAATACCGCACCACCAATCGTGGCGGGTCGGGCATCGTCAACATGACCACCGGAGCGCGTAACGGGCACATCGTGGCCTGTTTCCCGGTGGCGCAGGGCGAACAGATCATGCTGGTGACCGATGGTGGCCAGCTGATCCGGACGCCGGTGGCGGATATCCGTATCGCCGGCCGCGACACCATGGGCGTGATCGTGTTCAAGACCGCCCAGGACGAAAAGGTCGTCTCGGCCGCCCGGCTGAGCGAGACCGCGGAAGAAGATCAGAACGGCGCCGGCGAGGCCAATGGTGATGGCGAGGCCGGTGACGAGGGGGAGCAGGACGCGACGGAGACGACCGATCTTCGCGGAGACGAAGACGAGGCGTAA
- the ssb gene encoding single-stranded DNA-binding protein: MAGSVNKVILIGNLGRDPEVRSTQDGMKIVNLAVATSENWRDRQSGERRERTEWHRVVIFNERLAEVAEKFLRKGSKVYVEGALQTRKWTDQQGQEKYTTEVVLQRFRGELTMLDGRGEGGGGAEFGGGDDFGGGSGGGFGGGQGGGGRRGGGGGYGGGRGGQGGGMGGGQGGGGFGGGYDDYGSDYGGGSSGGGRGGAGGGGGSNDLDDEIPF; encoded by the coding sequence ATGGCTGGCAGCGTCAACAAGGTGATCCTGATCGGCAATCTGGGCCGGGACCCGGAGGTGCGCAGCACCCAGGACGGCATGAAGATCGTGAACCTTGCGGTCGCGACCAGCGAGAACTGGCGGGACCGCCAGAGCGGCGAGCGCCGCGAGCGGACCGAGTGGCACCGCGTGGTGATCTTCAACGAGCGCCTGGCCGAAGTGGCGGAAAAGTTCCTGCGCAAGGGCTCGAAGGTCTATGTCGAAGGGGCGCTTCAGACCCGCAAATGGACCGATCAGCAGGGCCAGGAGAAGTACACCACCGAGGTGGTGCTGCAGCGCTTCCGTGGCGAGCTGACCATGCTCGATGGCCGCGGCGAAGGTGGCGGTGGCGCTGAATTCGGCGGCGGCGACGATTTCGGCGGTGGGTCGGGCGGCGGCTTCGGCGGCGGCCAGGGCGGCGGCGGTCGCCGGGGTGGCGGTGGCGGCTATGGCGGTGGTCGTGGCGGCCAGGGTGGCGGCATGGGCGGTGGCCAGGGCGGCGGCGGCTTCGGCGGTGGCTATGACGATTACGGCTCGGATTACGGCGGCGGCTCGTCCGGTGGCGGTCGCGGCGGTGCCGGTGGCGGCGGCGGCTCGAACGATCTGGATGACGAAATTCCGTTCTGA
- the queA gene encoding tRNA preQ1(34) S-adenosylmethionine ribosyltransferase-isomerase QueA, translating to MKVDLFDFDLPRELIAQRPAEPRESARLLRIRAGGLSDHRVADLPDLLRPDDLLVVNDTRVIPSRLFGRRGDARVEVTLHKAEGLDVWAAFARPARKLRLGDRFEAEAGGRVLGAEVIERRDAGEVVLRFDLSGGELIQALEEVGRLPLPPYIERPEGADARDTDDYQTIFARDKGAVAAPTAGLHFTDRLLAALDARGIERLALTLHVGAGTFLPVKAEDTVDHHMHAEWGRLTAETADRLNAARAAGRRIVAVGTTAMRLLETAAGEDRRFRPFEGETRIFITPGGRPIRGTDALMTNFHLPRSTLFMLVSAFAGLNRMHAAYAHAIAGGYRFFSYGDACLIDHCPDDAAS from the coding sequence ATGAAAGTCGACCTGTTCGATTTCGATCTACCGCGGGAGCTGATCGCCCAGCGCCCCGCTGAGCCCCGCGAAAGCGCCCGACTGCTCCGGATCCGGGCGGGCGGGCTTTCGGATCATCGCGTCGCCGATCTGCCGGATCTTCTCCGCCCCGACGACCTGCTGGTGGTCAACGACACGCGGGTGATCCCGTCGCGCCTGTTCGGCCGGCGGGGCGATGCAAGGGTCGAGGTGACCTTGCACAAGGCTGAAGGGCTGGATGTCTGGGCGGCCTTTGCACGCCCGGCCCGCAAGCTCCGCCTGGGCGACCGTTTTGAGGCGGAGGCCGGCGGACGGGTGCTGGGAGCAGAGGTCATCGAGCGGCGTGATGCGGGGGAGGTGGTGCTGCGCTTCGATCTCTCCGGTGGCGAGCTGATCCAGGCGCTGGAAGAGGTCGGCCGCCTGCCGCTGCCACCTTATATCGAGCGGCCGGAAGGCGCCGATGCCCGCGACACCGACGACTATCAGACGATCTTCGCCCGTGACAAAGGAGCGGTCGCCGCCCCGACCGCAGGGCTGCACTTCACCGACCGGCTGCTTGCAGCGCTTGATGCCCGGGGCATCGAGCGACTGGCGTTGACGCTGCATGTCGGTGCCGGCACGTTCCTGCCGGTGAAGGCCGAGGATACGGTCGACCACCATATGCATGCCGAATGGGGCCGGCTGACGGCAGAGACGGCCGACCGCCTGAATGCGGCACGTGCCGCCGGTCGGCGCATCGTTGCCGTCGGCACCACCGCCATGCGCCTGCTGGAGACGGCGGCCGGCGAGGATCGCAGGTTCCGGCCGTTCGAGGGCGAGACCCGGATCTTCATCACCCCCGGCGGGCGACCGATCCGCGGCACCGACGCGTTGATGACCAATTTCCACCTGCCGCGCTCCACCCTGTTCATGCTGGTCTCGGCCTTTGCCGGGCTGAACCGGATGCACGCGGCCTACGCCCATGCCATCGCAGGCGGCTATCGCTTCTTTTCCTATGGCGATGCCTGCCTGATCGACCATTGCCCGGACGACGCCGCATCATGA